In Tachysurus fulvidraco isolate hzauxx_2018 chromosome 5, HZAU_PFXX_2.0, whole genome shotgun sequence, the genomic stretch acgtttgtgtgtctgtctgtaacataaCGTCCTATAGCTCACACAGAATGTAAAGAAAACTAATTAAtgtacttaaaataaaaattaatttttatacaGCAGTTGCGTCTtaaaacatatgtacagcatgcaatatatagatagatatgtaaacatgtacagcatgtaatatatataggtatatatttatatttaatttttataacgGATCATGTTGTACATATGGCAACTGGATTgcacaataaaaatgtaaacatgctTACAGAAAAGAATTGTGATATCTTACATAATGCCGTCCAGTACATTATAGTATATTTGCTCATTTGGGTGATGTTTTAAATTTTTAGGCCAGATACAACTGAGCTGAACGTTAAGGGTCTTACACAAGAACACAACCAGAGAAGTTTGGTGGTGCTGtcatttatacacacagtcTTATGATTCataacccaaagccttaactaCAACTAAGCAGTGGAGGTGGTTGAATCCATTGCAACTCGCTAAACTAGCTGTGCTGCTTATTGGTGAATGCATTGAGTAATAAATTACTGTAGGAGGTCTAGGTTGAAATCCCAGCACCAGCACCAAACTGGCATGGTTAGGTCTTTGAGCAAGACCCTAAACTTTCTGCTCAGTTGTATCCTGcttataatttaaaattttaatagtGTTTCAATTACTGTTTTTCATTGTTGGTCAACACTGAAACCTAAATATATGTgctttcttctgtttgtttttattttcagtactTTTTCCAAGTGTCATGTTACATATCAATGTCATTTGCATTGCTTTAAAATAGCAGAACGTTATTGGGATTGGGTGGCTTTTGGAATAAAAGGATTTCTGCATTTTAGGCAGCTGAACAGCACGCAAGGGGAGATTAGAGTTGGTCCAAGTCACCAGGTGTGTAAAAGGCTTATTAATGCATAAGCATATGGGATTAGTGATTTATAATCATGAAGATTAGTCATTAGTTATAATCGTTTTAACTGTGCATTGCTGTTAATGACTtttaaacacatactgtatatgcgtGTTTATCTGTAATTGTCATATTTATTGTGTGCATTGTATGTGGTTGTGCTTGCTTGCACGTGCACAGGCCAAACTCCCTGAGCTGCAGCCACTTCCCACTCCTGGTATAGACCcagtgacagagaaagaggagCTAGTCTGGACACCAGGAGTCAATGACTGTGACCTTCTCATGTACTTGCGAGCTGCCAGGTGAGTGGGTGCTCCAGATCCATGCTACACCTACTCACTTCAATCCAAATATCTATAGGTGTGACAGTTGTTGAATTTTGGCCTTAGTATTTGTTATGTATAAGACATATCCctaatcattttgtttatttataatcaggAGCATGGCAGCATTTGCAGGGATGTGTGATGGAGGGTCAACAGAGGATGGCTGTCTTGCTGCCTCCCGTGATGACACCACGTTGAATGCATTAAACACGGTCAgttggttaattttttttgttatacatTTGCAATCATGTATCTAGAATAGTCCAAAAAAATGGCCACTCATACAGATGTTTTAGCAATTCTGATAAAGTAGGGATCACCACTACTAGACTGACAACCCCAGCCCCTTTCAGTTTTAAGTGTACAGTGAGAGGCAGctggatattttttttagtattgcTGTACTGCATATAAGGAATGGCAGTATAGCACAGGATCTATATTGAAATGTCAGATTCTTTGTCCTGGTGAAGTATAAGAATATTTACCACTACTGACAAAACATCATTTATATTAGCATTCTCAAACACCTAGAACCCATTTGTGGAACCAGACACACCTTACTCACTCTCCTAACTACATACTTTTTGCTCATAGCTTGAGTGTAGTTACTAAATAATATGCTCTAAAATGAGCAATAGATTTGGGGTTTTAAGTGGCTAACTCTCACCATGTCTCAGAGACGTAAATAAATGGGAccattatatatgtgtttacTGTACATCAGATATTCATTACTATGGATTTTCATGactaaaaaagaaacattttaatcataGCATGTGTaaattttgtttagtttaacTAGTAAcaagttattcatttttattgaaCAGATAATTAACCGTGTAAGTCATAGTATTCTGGCTTAGCCTGTTTAACCTGTTTAGCTCAACTGTAACTGACCTTATAGTAGGCAAGTAATGTTTATGCCATATATACAgttattaaaattgtttttctgtttttcactgAATGGTTGTTTAAAAAAGGTCTTGAAAAAGGTCTTCTTTACTTCCTTCAGCTCCATGAAAGCCAGTATGATGCAGCCAAAGCTCTTCAGTGCCTGGTGAAGAAACCGGTCCCTAAGCTAATAGAGAAATGCTGGTCAGACGATGAAGTGGTAATTATCATTCTTACTGTATGATTCTTCCTGTTTGTTCTTAATACTCTAGatgaaacatatatatatttaaataacagGATATAATTCAGATTCATAATTTTATCTGAAGTGGCCTTTGATGTTAATGCCAATTTATCATAGGGTAGAATATTGTCTAGCGTTTACCATGGTGCAGTTTGTGACATATGGCGAGTGCTCCtcagtttattattatcttcGTGTCATGCATCAATCTTTGAATAAAGTTGTTAAGTTACAAAACAAAAGGCAGAATTTGACTTTAAATGCCCatgataatttaaaaaaacgaTTCATCACCATATCACAGTGTAGGGGTTATGGCACCTGAAAAGGCTAAATGAGAATACCGTGTTGTCCATCAAGCACAATGTAAGTTAGGTCAAAAGAAAATGGTCTGATAGAAAACTATTACTGCTAAAACAAAAAGatgagatttttttgttgttgttgataagTGTTCCTAGCTTCAAAATGTTCAAAACGATCAGGGAACTAGATTTATACCAAGCACCTGTTAAGAATTTCCTTTTACGATGTTATTAATTGCAGAAGAGATTTATCAAAGGTCTAAGGCAGTATGGCAAAAATTTCTTCAGGATCCGCAAAGAGCTTCTCCCTAGTAAGAAAACGGTAGGAACAATTCTCCTTTTTCTACTTTTACCAATCTATGAATGGAATAAGTCTAAACATATGTACACTTTTGCCCTCAGGGTGAGTTAATTACCTTCTACTACTACTGGAAGAAAACTCCCGAAGTTGTTGGGTCACGTCATCAGCGACAGCACCGCAGGCAGCCTGCATCTCGCAAGGTCAAAACCCGTAACGCTGTAGCAGCCACCAACAACAACTCCCGCACCTCATCCAGTGAgttctgtatttgtttttgtgtgtaatgtcttgGTGAGAGTTAGAAATACTGTGTAATACTGAGTGTAAACTTACTTGATGTCTGCTGTCTTTCGTTTGTGCTTTGCAGTGGAGCTCAGCTCAGCCAGTGAGGATGATATGGACAGTGAGGACAGTGAGCAGGGGGAAAAAGGACAAGCGTGCAGCCACTGTTTAACCACCAGTAAGCACATCACATCTATCAGCACTATCTGTTGCTATTTTCTCCTCCATGTTGCTGTGGACAGTGTAATCTCCACTTTTTACTTTATCATAGTTTTGGAAGGTACTCTTTTTggtgtcttttttcccctttctgcCTACTAGAAGATGGTTACATTGCTCAACCACCTTGATCACTACGAAGTCTCTGGACACTGTGCAAagtcaatatttattttgttgttgtttttttagacaGTTGAGTTTTTCTCATGGATGTGTAAGAAATGTGAAAAGAACAACTCatgaataaatgtgaaaaataattgaTGAACATTTATTGCACTGCAGTTCTGTACATTTGGGTGATTTTTGTGCTATTTGATTATAACACTATTCCCAGGCTCTAAAGACTGGCTTCCTGGAGGTCGTGACAATGTCCTGTTATGTACCAGCTGCCATGCTCACTTTAGCAAACATAGACGGCTGCCACCTATGCCCAAGCCATCTGACCCAACCTACCTGTTCAAACCTGTACGAGACGAAGATGAAGGGCTCGGTGCACGTCAGGGAATGAAGACACGCCGTAGCAGAGCATCAGTAAGCTTAACAGTGGTCTTCAATTCACGTTTAACACCAAAtactgtttataaaataaagtttattaacaTTGTAGATATTCAATGTTTTTACAGATAAATATTCTCTGGTgtcttgttttttgtgtgaatCCTAAACTCAAAGTAGTTACAATAAGGCCTATTACAGCAGATTTAAATAATTACACTTTCTCTTGCTTCTAGATGTCTTCCCTGAGAAGTGGGCGGAACAGGCTGACAGGAAGCCCTGATACAGGCCTGCCTCCCCCCAATGACGAAGTCCGAACTAGTGGCCATGCCTCCAGAACTGGCTCCTCTGCTATGGCAACCAGAGCTTCCAGTGCTGATGCTAAGGCTATGGCTGGGAAGGCTGGAAAGGTGATAATTTATTACATGTGAATTAtggatgattattattatagattatttAAGATGCAAGAATTGTTTGAAAACAGTTAAGCTGtcattttttaatgcatttcagAAGATAAAAGTGGAAGCATCCTTAGTAAAGGGTattaagagacagagagataatgCCGCACCAGATACAGATGAACCAGAAAGAAAGACTATGAAAAGGCCCAAGAATCAAGTAAGATGGCATCATGATGACATTTGACTGAAATAGCTGTATTGTGTACAGTTTTAGTCAtggttgttattattttttttaatatgtaaaaaaatgtgaaatgtatAATAAGGATATTGTCATTTTATAGCTAATTCgatttattttatcttactCATTTACTCAGGAGGTTCCAGACTCTCAGTCAGAAGGAGAGGCTGAAGGTGAAAGCTCAGACAGCCGCAGTGCTAACGAGGATGGCAGCAGCGATACTAAAGATATAGACCAGGACAACCGCAGCTCTTCCCCAAGCCTCGCCAGCCCCTTACCAGCCAACGAGAGTGATTTAGACTCCCCTGTCCCTCCACCTCCAGCTGGGACACAGAGCCAATCTCAACAACCTGTTACCACTATAGAAGCTATTCTTCCAGCTCCCTCTCAGACCCCACCTGCTATGGCACCTCAGCCCATGCAATCAAGCATATCTTCTAATATCActaccagcaccagcaccaacaCCACTTCACGGGTCGTTGTCCCTGTGGATATTTCCCAGGATGATCCATCTGTCATTGCCCATAGGAAGAGTCAAAGGGGCATGGAGGCTCCTCTAATATCCCAGCCTCCCTCTGGTCTGTCTTCTTTCCAGGGACCAGGTCCAGGACAAAGCCAGTCGTTTCCTCCATCTgctcatcattatcatcaccacTCGAGTCAGGTTATGAATCATCCATCCAGTGCTCATCATTCTCATGGGTTTGGTCCTAAGCCTCTTCAACTTCAACGGGATAGCCACCATTCTGCTCTGCCACTGACATCTGCATCTCAAATCAAGCCACCACCAACTACCCCTATCCCTTCCACTCACAAGCCCATTCCTCCAATTCCTGCTCCTCCACCATTCCTACAGATTCACCCCAATCTGCCTCCACCTCCAGCATTAAAGCCTCTGGCCTCATTACCTGTACAGCACACTCCCTGCTCTCAACCCCCTCCATTGCACATTATGCCCCAGCCTCATGCTCAGCCTCCACCACCTGTGTTGACTCAGACCCAGAGCCATCAAGGCAAAAGTCATCTTACAAGCCACCCTCCAACCTCAGCCTGTCCTGATCCTTTGCTCTCCCAGAATCGTCCTATGCTTGAATCCGCTACTCCATTCACTCTGTCCTCATCTTCTGCTGCAGTTCCGGGCCCACAGCCATCCACTTCCTTTGCACCAAGTGTGCCTGTTGGGCCAGCAAATGTAACCATCAAACAAGAGCCTGTAGATGAAGACGAGAACAGTGAAAGCCCACCTCCTCCTCCCCGCAGGACTCCCTCACCTGAACCCACCGTGGTTAATATCCCCAGCCATGCAAGCCAATCAGCcaggtatttttatttttattagtgtcTTGTAAATCCGGTTCTCGGAATTGATAAAGCCTTTTGAACGAGTGATAAGATCTTGACACCACAACATTACTTATTACTATTACATGGTTGAGAGACCTGCTATTTGTAAAGTCTTTGAATTGactgttttatattattaacagGTTCATCAAACGTCTGAACAGAGGCTACAATTCCTGTGCTCGCACAGACCTCTACTTTACCCCTCTTGCTAACTCAAAACTAGCCAAGAAAAGGGAGGAGGCAGCTGAAAGACTGAGAAGAGAAGCAGAGCAGAGTGCTCGTCAGAgtcgagaaagagagagggagcgtgagagggagcgagaaagggagcgggagagagaaagagattcgGACAAAGCTTCCGTAAGTGCCTGTGATTGCTTTGCTATTTTAGAGTACCCATTTTATCACAGTGTTTGCTCAGACTGAAATATGCAATTCTAAATTTTACGTCTCCTTTTGAACTGCAGCGAGCCTCTAGTTCTTCCCATGAGGGTCGTGTCAGTGATTTGCAAATAGCTGGACCGATGGCACCAGGACGGCCATTATTCGAGGCCCCGCCTGCAGCAGCTGTGGCCGCAGTCCCTCCATACCTCGGGCCTGATACACCTGCTCTGCGTACACTCAGCGAGTATGCACGGCCTCATGTCCTATCGCCTGGCGGCCATCGTGGTGGCCATGCCTTCTTCACACCCTTGGGGCCTGCTGACCACTTTCTGGCCTATCACATGCAGGGTCTATACGCAGCTGACCCTGCTCTTCGGGAGTTTCGAGAGCGTGAGATCCGTGAGAGAATGAAACCGGGATTTGAGATGAAAGCACCTGAGCTGGAGACACCTCTGCAT encodes the following:
- the rereb gene encoding arginine-glutamic acid dipeptide repeats protein isoform X2 → MYLRAARSMAAFAGMCDGGSTEDGCLAASRDDTTLNALNTLHESQYDAAKALQCLVKKPVPKLIEKCWSDDEVKRFIKGLRQYGKNFFRIRKELLPSKKTGELITFYYYWKKTPEVVGSRHQRQHRRQPASRKVKTRNAVAATNNNSRTSSMELSSASEDDMDSEDSEQGEKGQACSHCLTTSSKDWLPGGRDNVLLCTSCHAHFSKHRRLPPMPKPSDPTYLFKPVRDEDEGLGARQGMKTRRSRASMSSLRSGRNRLTGSPDTGLPPPNDEVRTSGHASRTGSSAMATRASSADAKAMAGKAGKKIKVEASLVKGIKRQRDNAAPDTDEPERKTMKRPKNQEVPDSQSEGEAEGESSDSRSANEDGSSDTKDIDQDNRSSSPSLASPLPANESDLDSPVPPPPAGTQSQSQQPVTTIEAILPAPSQTPPAMAPQPMQSSISSNITTSTSTNTTSRVVVPVDISQDDPSVIAHRKSQRGMEAPLISQPPSGLSSFQGPGPGQSQSFPPSAHHYHHHSSQVMNHPSSAHHSHGFGPKPLQLQRDSHHSALPLTSASQIKPPPTTPIPSTHKPIPPIPAPPPFLQIHPNLPPPPALKPLASLPVQHTPCSQPPPLHIMPQPHAQPPPPVLTQTQSHQGKSHLTSHPPTSACPDPLLSQNRPMLESATPFTLSSSSAAVPGPQPSTSFAPSVPVGPANVTIKQEPVDEDENSESPPPPPRRTPSPEPTVVNIPSHASQSARFIKRLNRGYNSCARTDLYFTPLANSKLAKKREEAAERLRREAEQSARQSRERERERERERERERERERDSDKASRASSSSHEGRVSDLQIAGPMAPGRPLFEAPPAAAVAAVPPYLGPDTPALRTLSEYARPHVLSPGGHRGGHAFFTPLGPADHFLAYHMQGLYAADPALREFREREIRERMKPGFEMKAPELETPLHPSHNHMEHLGRHGALALPHPFGPYHPVMERNMVRPELTYAERLTAERLHAERMAATAVDPVTRLQMLNVTPHHHQHSHIHSHLHLHQQDPLNQGSGPHPLVEPLAGGPPLARFPYPPGALPNPLISELPHEHDMLRHPLFGAAFPRELPGPLGPMSAAHQLQAMQAQSAELQRLALEQQWLHGHAHLHGAPIPSQEDYYSRLKKEGDKQP
- the rereb gene encoding arginine-glutamic acid dipeptide repeats protein isoform X1 encodes the protein MDDLFSPRRQLNSTQGEIRVGPSHQAKLPELQPLPTPGIDPVTEKEELVWTPGVNDCDLLMYLRAARSMAAFAGMCDGGSTEDGCLAASRDDTTLNALNTLHESQYDAAKALQCLVKKPVPKLIEKCWSDDEVKRFIKGLRQYGKNFFRIRKELLPSKKTGELITFYYYWKKTPEVVGSRHQRQHRRQPASRKVKTRNAVAATNNNSRTSSMELSSASEDDMDSEDSEQGEKGQACSHCLTTSSKDWLPGGRDNVLLCTSCHAHFSKHRRLPPMPKPSDPTYLFKPVRDEDEGLGARQGMKTRRSRASMSSLRSGRNRLTGSPDTGLPPPNDEVRTSGHASRTGSSAMATRASSADAKAMAGKAGKKIKVEASLVKGIKRQRDNAAPDTDEPERKTMKRPKNQEVPDSQSEGEAEGESSDSRSANEDGSSDTKDIDQDNRSSSPSLASPLPANESDLDSPVPPPPAGTQSQSQQPVTTIEAILPAPSQTPPAMAPQPMQSSISSNITTSTSTNTTSRVVVPVDISQDDPSVIAHRKSQRGMEAPLISQPPSGLSSFQGPGPGQSQSFPPSAHHYHHHSSQVMNHPSSAHHSHGFGPKPLQLQRDSHHSALPLTSASQIKPPPTTPIPSTHKPIPPIPAPPPFLQIHPNLPPPPALKPLASLPVQHTPCSQPPPLHIMPQPHAQPPPPVLTQTQSHQGKSHLTSHPPTSACPDPLLSQNRPMLESATPFTLSSSSAAVPGPQPSTSFAPSVPVGPANVTIKQEPVDEDENSESPPPPPRRTPSPEPTVVNIPSHASQSARFIKRLNRGYNSCARTDLYFTPLANSKLAKKREEAAERLRREAEQSARQSRERERERERERERERERERDSDKASRASSSSHEGRVSDLQIAGPMAPGRPLFEAPPAAAVAAVPPYLGPDTPALRTLSEYARPHVLSPGGHRGGHAFFTPLGPADHFLAYHMQGLYAADPALREFREREIRERMKPGFEMKAPELETPLHPSHNHMEHLGRHGALALPHPFGPYHPVMERNMVRPELTYAERLTAERLHAERMAATAVDPVTRLQMLNVTPHHHQHSHIHSHLHLHQQDPLNQGSGPHPLVEPLAGGPPLARFPYPPGALPNPLISELPHEHDMLRHPLFGAAFPRELPGPLGPMSAAHQLQAMQAQSAELQRLALEQQWLHGHAHLHGAPIPSQEDYYSRLKKEGDKQP